gatggcggcggcggcggctgcggcccgggcggcggcggcggccccggcggccgccatgggggcggcggcggcggcgggggggcagcggctgctgctgcgggcggcgggggccggggcggccGAGCGGGAGGAGCcggcgcggggccgcggcgggcTGTAGGCGGCGCCATGGAGCGGCCCGGGAGCGGCGGCGCCGAGGGGGCCTGGGCCGCGCTGCTGGGCCGGCAGCACCAGCAGGTaccgggggggggcggggcggggcggggcggggcggcacCGGCCGGGCCCGTCCCGTTCAGTTCCGTCCCGTCCCGTTCCGACCGGTCCCGTCCTGGCCTGTCCGGTCCCGTCCTGCCCGGCCCCGTCCtttcccgtcccgtcccgtccgGTTCCGTTCAGTTCCGTCCTGCCCGGCCCGTCCGGTCCTGTCCCGTCTGGCCCCGTCCAGCCCCGTCCCATCCCGTCTTCCCCGGTCCCGTCCTTTTccatcccgtcccgtcccgtcctgTTCCGTCCCGCCCGGTCCCGTCGCGTCCCGTTCCATCCCATCCCCCCCGGTCCGGTCCCGGTGCCCAGCAGTGGTGTTGGGGCCCGTCCCGGCTCCGTGCCCCTCCCGTGACGGTGCCGCTGCCCCCCGCAGGCCCGGGAGTACTGCCCGGGGGTGAACAACCAGCCCTACGTGTGCGAGACCGGGCACTGCTGCGGAGAGACCGGCTGCTGCACCTACTACTACGAGCTGTGGTGTGAgtgcggcggggccgcggggggccgggcacggggcaggcgagggcggcggcgcggcgggaCGGTCACCCCGCTCTGCCTCCGCAGGGTTCTGGCTGCTCTGGACCATCCTCAtcctcttcagctgctgctgtgcctacCGGCACCGCCGGGCCAAGCTgcgcctgcagcagcagcagcggcagcgggAGATCAACCTCATCGCCTACCACGGTGCCTGCAACTACCCCACCTCCATGATGGATCTCAGTGAGTGCCGCTGCCCCCGCGCGTCCCCGGTGCCCCGCGCTCGGCTCCACACTTGTCCTGTTCCCAAGTAACCCCCTGGGGGCAGACGGGGCCGCGGTGGTTTGGGGTGGCTGCGCCCTGCAGAGGGGGGCACCGTTGTTGGCTCTCGTTGCTGTGCTCACCCCGCGCCCCCCGCAGGGATGCTGGCTTCCTTCAAGCTGCCTGCCTACGAGGAGGTGGCCCACCGGCCCAgcacgccgccgccgccctaCAGCGCCATCCTGGCCCAGCTGAGCGGGCCGCGCAGCCGCctgggctccagcagcctcACGCTCTCGCCCAGCTCGGAGAACTACACCAGCTGCTCCTGCGAGTCGAGCTGCGTGAcgtcccccagcagcacctcgCTGTCGGTGCAGGTGACGGACGAGACGGAGCGCAGCCGGGCCAGCACGCCCAGCGAGGAGGGCGGCACCAGCAGCACCGGCACCGGCgccagctgggagctgcccgAGGAGCTGCCCGCCCGCACGGCCCCGCACAAGCACGCCCTCTTCTCCTCCAACGTGGACTTCTTCGAGGCCGACTGCCACCGCTGCTCGGACATCGAGGaaggcgaggaggaggagggtggcgCGGCCCCGGAGGAGGAGGGCGGCGAGCACTACCGGCACCGGCGCCTGACGGGCGACTCGGGCATCGAGGTGGGGCgctgccaggaggaggagggcggcgAGGAGAGCGAGGGCGAGGCCGTGCGCCTGCTGGGCAaggccggccccgcgccgcccccggcccggcgcAGCGTCCCGGCcgaggggggcggcggggagccgggCGCTCCCACCCTGCCCGTCTgaggggcccggcccggccctgccgcctctcccgccgcgccgccgccacCATCCCCCTGCCCGCGGGGCCGGCCCGGTGCCGCCCGCGCCTCTCCCCGCCGCCACGGCTcgcgccgccgctccccgccttGGAGCagccgggctgggggcaccgCGGTGCCGAAACCGCCCCTGCTCAGAGGGCCCCGGGTGCGGCGGGGCCGCCTTCCCCCGCCTCCGCTCCCCGCTGCGGCCCCGCGGGCTCTGCCGCCATCCCCGGGCTGTGGACTCTCGCCGCGGAGCCCCCGGGATGGCCCCGCCACGGTGCCGCCGTGCCCCCCGCTGTCCCCTCTGAACTGCTTCCAGGGAGCCGGGCCCCGGTCGGGGGGGGCGGCTCCGTCCCGCCGCAGCCTGCAGGCCTGTGTGCGGGGCCCGAGTAGCGTCCCCTCATCATTAAAGAGATGTGGAATTATGGCCCTGCCGCCTTCCTCTGGGGGCCTGGGGGCGCGCAGGGTGCtgtggagctggggctgagctgtgacaccctccccatccccaaatctttccccatgggcagggacacagcaGCGAGGCGATGCTGCCACCTCCCCGCAGCAGGGGAGGACCAGGACAGCTTGAGGAGTCCAGGAGGTGTGGGGGCAGCAGCGCTGCTCACCTGGCCCCTCGCACCCATCCCTGACACAGGCACCGAGGCACGTCACGGCTGAGGTTTATTGTCGGTGGAGGACTCGAGCCCCAGATCCGGGGTGCCTCCACCTGCCCCTGAGAAAGCCGGGCCCCGCGTTGCGCCCTGCCCTAGTAGTCCTCGGCCatcaccagcaccaccagcgCCGACCAGCCGGTGAAGGGGTGGGAGCCCTGCCCCGCGCCGCTGCTGTCGCTGTAGTGCTCCCAGAGGTAGCCGCTCTCGGCGTACTGCCGGTACAGGTTGGCCACGAGGTTGTGCCGCAGCTCGCGGTACAGCTCCGCCGCCTGCTCCCGGTGCGGCCCCGGGAGGCTGCCGTAGGCGTGCAGCGCCCGCAGCGCCAGGAAGTTGATGTTGACCCAGACGGAGCCCCGCCAGTACGGGGGGTCGTGCTCCGTGTTGCGCTGCATGTACAGGGGGCTGTCGCGGGCGAGCGAGCGCAGGCCGAAGGGCGTCCAGAGCTGCTTCTCGCTGCGCATGGCGCCCAGCAGCGGGGCCAGGCGCGGCGAGTcggggggcagcagctgcagcagcagcgggaAGAGGCTGACGTAGCCCAGCGCCCCCACGAAGCGGGGCCGAGGCGCCTCGCGCACCACGCGCACCAGCCGGGGGGCCGGAGGGGGCCGCCCGggggccgcccgccccgccTCGCGCCGCAGCCCCACCGCCCGGCTGTGGTTGCCGTAGTCGGCGAAGGCGCCCAGCTCCTCGGCCCAGTGCAGGCGCTCCAGCAGCTCGCTGTCGCTCAGCGCCCGCTGCATGTGCCGGTAGGGCTCCGCCGGCTCCCCCAGCCGCTCGGCCGCCTCGGCCAGCACCTGGGAGGCCAGCGCCATCCAGCAGCGCAGGTCGAGGTGCCGCTCGTCCGCCGAGGGGTGCGAGGCGCGGGGGTAATCGTCCAGCCCCGACGCCAGCGTCTTGGGGTTGAGGAAGCGCTCGGGGTCGGTGTCGCGGCCGCGCCAGCGGAAGGTGTAGGGCAGGGGCCCGGCCTGGGTGCTGTTGTACCACTCGTACCAGGCGCGCAGGCGGGGGAAGAGGCGGCGCAGGTAGGGCAGCGGGGCCGTCCCCAGCAGCCGCTGCAGCGCCAGGAAGAGCGTGGGGGGGTTGGCGGTCTCGCTGTGCTGCACGACGAACTCGGGGGGCACCTTGGCCAGCGCCTCCTCGCCCAGGATCTGCTCCCGCGGGATCCAGCCCTCCGCGTTCATCAGGTCGAACCAGTGCGCGATCACCTCGCGGCTCAGCTCGGGGTCCCAGCgcgccagcagcagctggtggaaGCCCTCGTCCCAGAGGAAGCCGCGGGGGAAGAAGGAGCGGGAGGGCACGGCGGTGAACAGGGAGGTCTCGGGGAACGGCACGGGGTGCTCGTGCAGCGGGGACTGCACCAGGGAGTGCCCGTGGAAGTAGCCCATCCCGCCCAGCATGTTGCTGAGGGCGGCCTGGGCGAAGCGGCGCTGGGCGGGTGCGAAGCCTTTGCGCTCCAGGCCAAAGGTCTCCTCGAAGCGCCGCTCGAAGGCGGCCTCGTGCCGCGCCAGCTCCGCCGTCAGCGCCGGCCCCGCCAGCGGCCCGCGCCGGTCCCGCACGCTGCCCGACTCGAAGGTCACCTCCACGCGGGCCGGCAGCCGCAGCGTCACCtggtgcagcagcaggtggCTGCGCGGGGCCTCCGCCGCTCCCGGCAGCCCGCGGAAGGTGTCCACGGCCAGGAAGCGCTGCCGGGGCCCCCCCGGCGGGGAGAAGACGAAGCGGTCGCTCAGGCTGCTCCGCACCACGTCGGTGAGGCGGTGCAGCCCCGGGCTCCACGCGTCCAGGTAGTGGTAGCTGCAAGCACAGAGAAGTCAGCGCCCGGTGGCACCCCGGGGACGGGGGGGTGCACGGACGCCGCGAGGCACCTGCTGTAGGTGGAGCCCTCCCCGCTCTCCGAGGTGGGCCTGAGGAAGGTGATCCTGAAGTCGCCCAGCTCCTCGGACGTCCCGCTCACGGCGGCCAGCCGCGTCCTGTCCTCCACGTGCGGCTGCAGCGTCCCCTGCCCGTCCGTGGCCACGTAGAAGAAGAGGGAGACGAGGGAGGCCGGGCTGCCCGCGCCCTGCGGGAGGGGGGTcatgtggaggaatggttaagtgaaataggacacggggatgttgggcagttaggaggcaatgggctggtgaagtaccgtactcaactcacacGAGCCTGGCACGTacacagctggctgagagccaatcaggcccaaggacacgatgcccttgggCGATTGGGAAGGCCCCTAAGGCGGGGCGGTAGCTAAAAGAGggaggaactacctgaaaagagcgggaagTGCTAGCCAAtgctgagcttagtttttgcaatatgtatgagttgattatgttcgaactagataaaaggcgactgagctatccattaaagttgaagttcccTGTTCACTCATActgagcgtctgtgtcttcctacCGTCGACAACAAATAGCGCCCGAACAGGGACCGATCTGAACGGGATTTGGACACTGTTGGCGGTGATCCTGGGCCATGGTTGGACGGAATAAGGGAGGATCCGGTCCTGTAACGCAGcccaggaggtggaagggacaAGAATCCCCGCACCCGCGTCGGAAAGGTGAAAGGGACAGGAGTCCCCGCATCCGCAGCTCAGAAGGTGGAAGGGAGTCCCCGCACTCGGGATGAGCCTATAAAGGGTCCCGCCGGAAAAGCGCCACCGAggtctttgcaaaggctgcaactgTATATATAAAGGTATGAAAGACAAGCGGCGTGTAATTTGCTCagatgctttttagaaaagcggagTATTTTAGATATAGATTGTAGAAAAAGATTTGCCAGGGTTATTAGCATATGCAGTAGCGCAGGGTTGTTTTACAAATCCTGATAGttttttgaacaaacagagtGGCGTAAATTTGGAGATAAATTGTTTGATGATGTTATTAATGATATTAAGTCTGCTAAAAAATTTCTTGAAGCCTTGGAGAACAGTCGCTAGTTCTTCAGCTACacatcaggctgagcagagagtcGCTGCTGCCGCTACAGAGCGACTGGGATTGCCgggaagtgctggagctgggcattgCCCACTGCCGCCTTCAGAGAGAATGGTAACGCTGCCTCGGGGTTACGGGGCAGTGGGAGCCTCCCCCCCCTCAGTCACCGCCAGGAGCAGCGCTGCGCTTGGAgctcaccgtgtggcgagtcggcacagagcagagggacggacatcaggaccctgcagcctgtctggcGTACCCATGGAAGCagcggcggctgtgctgcttctctctggcatggTTTTGATCTGTGGAGACCGTGCATGGCAAGGAGTACCAGCCAATGCTTTTGGAGGACCGTGTTACCTAGGGCGACTCACACTTTCCGCTCCAGATTTACACTCGTGGCAGAACTCgacaaggagcagaagaattaaACGAGAACTAAAAACTTTGGGTTCTGACTGTAATGATGGTGTAGAATTGTGGGGTCCAGCAGAaagattctttgcttctttggtgCCTGGTGTGGGAACTGCACACGCTTTGACTAACATTAATAAGCTTGCTTGTTGGGCTGTTAAACAATCGAATGTaacaagttctttctgaaatgtcacaagATATGGAGAGTCTAAGACATGCTGTATTGCAAAATAGGGCCGCTATTGATTTCTTATTGCTGGCTCAGGGACATGGGTGTGAAGATGTAGAAGGAATGTGttgcttttatctttctgaCCATGGTTAGTCAATTCACGACCAGTTGAAATGGTTAAGGGATCATACACAAAAAATTGTAGTACAAGATAGTTGGTTTGAAGGTtggcttaaatctgtttttgggaACATGGGTGGATGGGTTTTCTTAGTTAAAGAGGGACTTCGCTTTCTACTTATAATTATATTGATTATAGTTGCTGCACGTATAATCTTTAACTGCCTAACTAAGAAACTAGAGCAACTCACAGAGAAGGTATTTGTAGCgcaaaataaaaacgggggaattgtggaggaatggttaagtgaaataggacacgaggatgttgggcagttaagaggcaatgggctggtaaagtaccgtactcaactcacatgagcCTGGGCATGTGCGCAGCCGGTTGAGAACCAATCAGGCccaaggacacgatgcccttgagccatggggaaagtccctaaggcgggacggtggctaaaagagggaggaactacctgaaaagagcgggaagTGCTAGCCAAtgctgagcttagtttttgcaatatgtatgagttgattcTGTTCGAACTAGgtaaaaggcgactgagctatccattaaagttgaagttcactgttcactcatattgagcgtctgtgtcttccttccgtcgacaacaggGTCACGTCTGGATCAGGGGGTCCCAGAGCTGCCTGCGTTACCCTCCCGAGGACGCTGatgtctgggggggggggtcgcgGGCGGCAGCACCCACCTCAGGCCGGGCGGTGACGCGCCAGCTCCAGTCCCCGCCGTGCTCCCCGCCGTGCCGCTTGACGAACTCGGTGCGCAGCAGCAGCCCGCGGTCGCGCAGTTCCTGCACCCCGAAGTTGTCACCGTCGTGCCGCAGCCAGCCGTAGCTCGCCAGCCCGTCACCCTGCTCGCACGTGTGCCGCAGGCCGCCCCCCGCCTCCCGCTGCTGCAGCCACATCAGCCctgggggcgcggggcggggggcgctcAGCGGGCGGCCGGTCCCCAGCCCTCCGGTCCCGACCCCCGaccccctccccactccccatTTTCCCCCGTCCCCGCCGCGTACCGGTGACGACGGCTCGGGGGCTGCGGGTCTTCATGCCGAAGTAGACGTGTGGCCGGTAGGAGCCCCAGAagcggcggggcgcggcgcggggcccggcggcgccGGGGGGCAGCGCGGGGGGCGCGGGGTGCGGGCTGGCGGCGCGGGCGGCCGCTCGCCACCGGCCCCACTgccccagcgccgccgccgccgccgccagccccagccccagcgccagcgccgccgccagccccagcgccccccgcccgccccgcgccccccgcgccGCGCCCCGATCCCGATCGCGCTCCCGATCCCGatcccggggccgcccccgcgccccctccgctccccgccgccgccgctccgccgccATCGCCGCGCGTCAccggccggggaggggaggggcagagccccgggggggggggggggggccgcgccCTCTGGCGGCGCCTCCGGGGGCCGctgctcgggggggggggcgcgacCGCGGCGCCCCCGGTACCGGCGCCGGTACCGGATCCTCAGACGCAGACGCGCTCGTCCCTGGAAGCCGCTTTTATTGTgcccgcgcccgccccgcccgcaCCGGCGGCCCCGGCTCCGCGGCGGGGTCCGGGTCCGGGTCCGGGTCCGTTCCCGGGGCAGCCGCGGGGGGGGCCCTCGGTGCCCGGGGGGGCCGTGCCCGGCGCTCACTGCTTGACCTGGCCCCCGTCGCCCTCGCTGACGAAGCGCTTCCGTCCCCtgcggaggaggaggatgaggatgaggagggggtgaggggatgaggagggggtgaggggatgaaggccccgccgccccccacCCCGCCGTGTCCCCGTACCTGGCGGGGCAGGCATCGCGCAGCGCCCTGGTGATGATGCCGCGCTGGAAGCAGAGCTCCACCAGCCGCTCCAGGAGCCCGTGGGCCAGGGGCACGTCCAGGCTGATGTCCCCCAGCTCCGCGTACACCCGCTGGAAGCCCTGGGGTCGGGGGCACACTGCAGGCGTCAGCCCTGGGACCCCCGCCCCGCACCCCCTGGCCCCCCTGAGGGTTGTCTCCGCGCTCACCCGGTTCATCTGGTCCAGCGTCACCAGCCCTGTCTCCCACAGCACCTTCAGCAGCGTCACCATCATCGTCACCGGCGCGTCCCCAGAGCCCTCCAGCACCATCACCACCGCCTGCGGGCAGTGGGCGTCAGCAGGGCCGCGGGGCCCCcctggcacccccagcccccccagcccctcacctcGTACACCAGCTCGTGGTGGAAGTGCGGCACCTCCAGCGCCCGCAGGCAGCGCTCGGCCTCCGACACCTCCCCGGAGAGCAGGTACTCCCGCAGCAGCAGGTTCATCTGGGGACAGAGACGGCTGCGGTGGGGACAgtggggacacagcaggggCTTTGTGTGGGGACGGCTGGGAACGGGGTCCTGATGTGGGGGTGGCACTGAGGCAGCTGGGGGTGCTGCCGGTGTGGCAGAGCAGACGTGGGGACACGAGCAGTGGATGCCACGGGGGCGTGCAGGTCCAGAGGGGTGCGGCGGGGGACACGCAGGGCACGTCTGGAGGCATGGGCAGGGCTGAGGGGACGAAGCGCGGGGACATCCGCAGGGACAGCGCATGGGCAGGACCGGGGGATGCGGTGTGGGATGCCCGCGGGGCCGGCCGCGCGCTGACCTCCTTGACCAGGTGCTTGACGGGGCGCTGGCCGCCCCCCACGCCCCAGACGTTGTCGAGCCGGTTGACGTCGCGCTTGATGCGCAGCAGGACGGCGGCGCGGTCGAGGGCGGCCCTGCGGAGGACGGGGTGAGggccgggcgcggggcgggccgcgggggccggggcggcgcTTACCTGGCGTGCTCGCAGTCCACGCGCCCCTTGTAGCGCTCCAGGAAGTCCAGGGGCAGCGCGTGGTCGGCCACCGCCCGGGCGATGAACTGCCCCAGCATCTGGGGGCACGGTGTCAGCGCGTGGCCCGCCGCTGACCCGAGCATTGCCAGCGTGGCCACGTTTCCCCCGGCACCCCCTGGCActgccaccccctccccagcacagccacctccCCTCACGGCAGCCCCGGCACGGCCACGTCCCCGCGCCCGCTGACACCTGGGGGGCCTCGGGGGTGTCGAGGATGAGGTCGGGCAGGTCCTGCAGCATCTTGTCGAAGGCCCAGGCGATGTCCTCGGGGCTCACCACGCGGCCCACCAGGTCGGACAGCAGGCGGGACGTCAGCTCGCGGTGGCTGGCCTTGCCCTCCAGCGCCAGCGCCACCGCCAGCGAGGGCACCGCGTGCTTCTGGCTGCCCAGGTTCAGCCCCCGCAGCAGCGCCTGCGCCCAGCACATTAACACCAACCCCGCGCACACCCCCCAGACCCTGTCCCTCCTCAAACCCTTCCCCACACCAGCCTGGCCCCTGCATCTCCCCTCCCCATTGCCAAggctccctgtcccctccccaaGGGACCCTGCCCCTTCCAAAGGGCTTCCACCAGCAAGGGACCCCCCTCCTTGCTCCAAGGGACCCTTCCCCTCCCGGGACCCTGCCCCGCACCAGCTGGCCCCGTCCCCCTCACCAAGGgtcccctctccccctgccccgaCGCACCATGACCTCGCTGGTGTCCCCGTGCTCAAAGTACTCCAGCACCATGGGCTGCACGTTCTTCTCCAGCTCGTCCTCCTCCAGCTCGGGCACCACGGTGGCATACACCGTGTCCCCCTGCGGGGACGGACGGACGTGGCTACCCGTGGGGTCCCAGTCGGCCGCCCGCAGTgggggctgccccaggcaggggctcggggagggggccggggctgtACCTGAGCCACCTCGTCGTAGTTGGGGTCGCGGGCATCGGGCTCTTGGTAGCCGTACACCACGCCGGGGGCGCCCCACACGCCCTTGCCCCCGGCACCGCCTGCACCGGGCACAGGTAGGGCTCAGCCGCGGGGGGCACTGAGACCACCCGGGGGGGGGCTACCAGCAGGGCCAGcctggggggctgggagggagcccTGCCCcttgtggggtggggagggaggagggggaaagctCGTGGGGAGGTGATGGGGCATTGCGGGGCAGGGAGGATGCAGGGGGGAGTCCCAGCCCCATGGGGGGGTGACAGGGCTGTGCGGGGGTCCCAGCCCCGGGGGAAATGGAAGGGGGGGGTCCCAGCCTCATTGGGGGGGGGTGAAAGCGCTGTGTGGGGGTCCCAGCCCTGGAAGGAAATGGAGGGGGAATCCCAGccccacggggggggggggacagggctgtgcGGGATCCCCAGCCCCAAGGGGACGTGGcggggggtccccagccccccgggggTCCCAGCCCGCCCCTCACCTTTCTTGGGCAGCCCGCGGCCCTTGCCCATGCGGGACTTGCGGTCGTGGGCCCTGCCCTTGGGGCTGCCGGGCTCGGGGCCGGGCTCGGCGCCCTCGGACAGCGACTCTCGGGCCGAGTCCCGGGACGAGGCGCGCCGCAGCCGCCGCTTGGCCTTGGCCTTGAGGCGCGCCTCGTGCAGCTGCTTCTCGCGGGGGGCCCAGGGCagcgcccccccggcccccggcagCTCCTCGGCCCCGTCCTCCTCGGCGCCCGCCGGGCACGGGCCCTGCGCAGCACCGGCACCGTCACCGCACGCCCCGTCGGGACCCggcgcccccgccccgccccgccccggtcccggtgccggtgccggtgccggtgccggtctCGGTCCCGGTACTTGCCATGGCGAAGGGGGCGCGGTCGGCGGCGCCCAGCTCGGCCGCGCTGGCGGCGGACatcgcggcggggccgggcccgaggcggcaccgggacggggaccgggaccgggaccgggaccgggatggggaccgggaccgggacgggGAAGGGGCGCTGGGCTCGGCCCgaccccgccccgccccgccgcgcggAGG
This genomic window from Aythya fuligula isolate bAytFul2 chromosome 4, bAytFul2.pri, whole genome shotgun sequence contains:
- the LOC116488949 gene encoding programmed cell death protein 4-like; the protein is MSAASAAELGAADRAPFAMGPCPAGAEEDGAEELPGAGGALPWAPREKQLHEARLKAKAKRRLRRASSRDSARESLSEGAEPGPEPGSPKGRAHDRKSRMGKGRGLPKKGGAGGKGVWGAPGVVYGYQEPDARDPNYDEVAQGDTVYATVVPELEEDELEKNVQPMVLEYFEHGDTSEVMALLRGLNLGSQKHAVPSLAVALALEGKASHRELTSRLLSDLVGRVVSPEDIAWAFDKMLQDLPDLILDTPEAPQMLGQFIARAVADHALPLDFLERYKGRVDCEHARAALDRAAVLLRIKRDVNRLDNVWGVGGGQRPVKHLVKEMNLLLREYLLSGEVSEAERCLRALEVPHFHHELVYEAVVMVLEGSGDAPVTMMVTLLKVLWETGLVTLDQMNRGFQRVYAELGDISLDVPLAHGLLERLVELCFQRGIITRALRDACPARGRKRFVSEGDGGQVKQ
- the MOGS gene encoding mannosyl-oligosaccharide glucosidase gives rise to the protein MKTRSPRAVVTGLMWLQQREAGGGLRHTCEQGDGLASYGWLRHDGDNFGVQELRDRGLLLRTEFVKRHGGEHGGDWSWRVTARPEGAGSPASLVSLFFYVATDGQGTLQPHVEDRTRLAAVSGTSEELGDFRITFLRPTSESGEGSTYSSYHYLDAWSPGLHRLTDVVRSSLSDRFVFSPPGGPRQRFLAVDTFRGLPGAAEAPRSHLLLHQVTLRLPARVEVTFESGSVRDRRGPLAGPALTAELARHEAAFERRFEETFGLERKGFAPAQRRFAQAALSNMLGGMGYFHGHSLVQSPLHEHPVPFPETSLFTAVPSRSFFPRGFLWDEGFHQLLLARWDPELSREVIAHWFDLMNAEGWIPREQILGEEALAKVPPEFVVQHSETANPPTLFLALQRLLGTAPLPYLRRLFPRLRAWYEWYNSTQAGPLPYTFRWRGRDTDPERFLNPKTLASGLDDYPRASHPSADERHLDLRCWMALASQVLAEAAERLGEPAEPYRHMQRALSDSELLERLHWAEELGAFADYGNHSRAVGLRREAGRAAPGRPPPAPRLVRVVREAPRPRFVGALGYVSLFPLLLQLLPPDSPRLAPLLGAMRSEKQLWTPFGLRSLARDSPLYMQRNTEHDPPYWRGSVWVNINFLALRALHAYGSLPGPHREQAAELYRELRHNLVANLYRQYAESGYLWEHYSDSSGAGQGSHPFTGWSALVVLVMAEDY
- the WBP1 gene encoding WW domain-binding protein 1; the protein is MERPGSGGAEGAWAALLGRQHQQAREYCPGVNNQPYVCETGHCCGETGCCTYYYELWWFWLLWTILILFSCCCAYRHRRAKLRLQQQQRQREINLIAYHGACNYPTSMMDLRMLASFKLPAYEEVAHRPSTPPPPYSAILAQLSGPRSRLGSSSLTLSPSSENYTSCSCESSCVTSPSSTSLSVQVTDETERSRASTPSEEGGTSSTGTGASWELPEELPARTAPHKHALFSSNVDFFEADCHRCSDIEEGEEEEGGAAPEEEGGEHYRHRRLTGDSGIEVGRCQEEEGGEESEGEAVRLLGKAGPAPPPARRSVPAEGGGGEPGAPTLPV